The following are encoded in a window of uncultured Ilyobacter sp. genomic DNA:
- a CDS encoding formate C-acetyltransferase/glycerol dehydratase family glycyl radical enzyme has protein sequence MDFNRINACGTQPFDHSYGIGYQVNHEDWSPFPRVNYLRQAFLDRPYDIDVERLRLVTEAYKKHESAPRKLQCAYAFENILFNATLHIYDKDLILGEIAAPAKASPIYPEFSVNWISDEILNSPFEERSNDQFYIRNEEERQEILELCKYWEGKCANDFITARLEEEQIKGSHTGKKVFQTNNYHFAGIGHFAMNYEKLMKLGYNGVIEEVKCSFEKLSKYDPEYGEKRDYYRATIIMLEASKKYIDRYVNLAEEYAAKEKDIKRKQELEAVATNCRAIAGDAPKTFWQALQLFNFATTLIQIEGNGHSISYGRMDQWLYPFYEADMKNGTLTKELALELIEVQYVKMNNPTKLKDKGTVKVRNGRGFGGESLTIGGVDRDGNDATNDLTMLMLEGSAHTRMMNPWVCVRMHENTPYELKVKTAECIRAGYGHPKIFNDGPAIKAQISKGMTLEEARDYAVVGCVEPSLPGKEFGWQDAGYVNTAKMMEMVLNGGRCLDCGSHCIRWDKCGALGKHLGPNTGSLETYKSFNEVLESVDKQFAYWCDQLCSCLNIMDDVHRIVKPTPYVSAFFEGCIETGKDMTEGGVKYNGTAPQAAGIATCADSLAAIKKLIFDNKTHTGAELLQAVKDNWEGHEKTYALVNSSKIPHYGNDDDYADDLFKFMFECYCRHIKGRKTPRGGKFSPGVYTVNANVGMGLYTNASLDGRKNNEPISDNMGPVHTAGGSHDISGPTAIVNSVAKVDHSLASNGTLLNLRFPEEAVSGIEGRDTLVSFIDEYLSKQGMHVQFNIMSSETMKAAQKNPENYKDMLVRVAGYSAYFVELGKPLQDDLIHRTELNF, from the coding sequence ATGGATTTCAATAGAATAAACGCATGTGGAACACAACCTTTTGACCATTCTTACGGTATAGGTTATCAAGTTAATCATGAGGACTGGTCGCCATTCCCACGTGTAAATTACCTCAGACAAGCATTTTTGGACAGACCATATGATATTGACGTGGAGAGATTAAGACTTGTCACCGAGGCCTATAAAAAGCATGAGTCAGCTCCGCGTAAACTTCAGTGTGCGTATGCTTTTGAGAATATACTGTTTAATGCAACACTTCACATCTATGATAAGGATTTAATTCTTGGTGAGATAGCAGCACCAGCTAAAGCATCTCCAATATATCCTGAGTTTTCTGTAAACTGGATCAGCGATGAAATATTAAACTCTCCGTTTGAAGAACGTTCAAATGACCAATTTTACATAAGAAACGAAGAAGAGAGACAAGAAATATTAGAACTTTGCAAGTATTGGGAAGGCAAGTGTGCTAATGATTTTATAACGGCAAGACTTGAAGAGGAGCAAATAAAAGGTTCACATACAGGTAAAAAGGTATTCCAAACAAATAACTACCACTTTGCAGGAATAGGTCACTTTGCTATGAACTATGAAAAACTAATGAAACTTGGATATAACGGAGTAATTGAAGAGGTAAAATGTTCTTTTGAAAAATTAAGTAAGTATGACCCAGAGTATGGTGAGAAGAGAGACTACTATAGAGCAACAATTATTATGCTTGAAGCTTCTAAAAAATATATTGATCGTTATGTTAATCTAGCAGAAGAATATGCTGCAAAAGAAAAAGATATCAAAAGAAAGCAAGAGCTGGAAGCTGTAGCCACTAACTGTCGTGCAATAGCAGGAGATGCACCAAAAACTTTCTGGCAAGCACTGCAGTTATTTAATTTTGCCACAACACTTATCCAAATTGAAGGAAATGGGCACTCTATTTCATACGGACGTATGGATCAATGGTTATATCCGTTCTATGAAGCTGATATGAAAAATGGGACTCTGACTAAGGAACTTGCTCTTGAGCTTATTGAAGTTCAGTATGTTAAGATGAACAACCCTACTAAGCTAAAGGATAAGGGAACTGTAAAGGTGCGTAACGGCCGTGGATTTGGAGGAGAGAGTCTTACTATAGGTGGGGTAGATCGTGATGGTAATGATGCCACTAACGATTTGACTATGTTAATGTTAGAAGGATCTGCTCATACACGTATGATGAATCCATGGGTATGCGTTCGTATGCATGAAAATACTCCTTATGAATTAAAGGTAAAAACTGCTGAGTGCATTAGAGCAGGGTATGGACACCCGAAAATATTTAACGATGGCCCAGCAATTAAAGCTCAGATAAGTAAAGGAATGACTCTTGAAGAAGCAAGAGATTATGCAGTTGTAGGTTGTGTAGAGCCATCTCTTCCAGGTAAGGAATTTGGGTGGCAAGATGCGGGTTATGTGAATACAGCTAAGATGATGGAGATGGTTTTAAATGGAGGTCGTTGTCTAGATTGCGGTTCTCATTGTATAAGATGGGATAAGTGTGGAGCTCTTGGAAAACATCTTGGTCCAAATACAGGAAGTTTAGAAACTTATAAGAGTTTTAATGAGGTTCTTGAAAGTGTTGACAAGCAGTTCGCTTACTGGTGTGATCAATTATGTAGTTGTTTAAATATTATGGATGATGTTCACAGGATTGTTAAACCTACTCCATATGTTTCTGCTTTCTTTGAAGGGTGTATTGAAACTGGAAAAGATATGACAGAGGGAGGAGTTAAATATAATGGTACTGCACCACAAGCAGCTGGTATTGCTACTTGTGCAGACTCACTTGCTGCCATTAAGAAGCTTATATTTGATAATAAGACCCATACAGGAGCAGAATTACTTCAAGCAGTCAAGGACAACTGGGAAGGGCACGAAAAGACATATGCTCTTGTAAATAGCTCGAAAATACCTCACTACGGTAATGATGATGACTACGCTGATGATCTATTTAAATTTATGTTTGAATGTTACTGCAGACATATAAAGGGAAGAAAAACTCCTAGAGGCGGAAAATTCAGCCCAGGGGTATATACTGTAAATGCAAATGTAGGAATGGGACTTTATACCAATGCCTCTCTTGATGGGCGTAAAAATAATGAACCTATATCTGATAATATGGGACCAGTTCACACTGCTGGTGGATCACACGATATTTCCGGACCAACTGCTATTGTAAATTCTGTGGCAAAAGTTGACCATAGTCTTGCGAGTAACGGAACACTTCTAAACCTAAGATTTCCAGAAGAAGCTGTTTCTGGTATAGAAGGAAGAGATACTCTAGTAAGTTTTATTGATGAATATCTTTCTAAGCAAGGGATGCATGTTCAATTTAATATTATGAGTTCAGAAACTATGAAAGCTGCACAGAAGAATCCTGAAAATTATAAAGATATGCTTGTACGTGTAGCAGGATACAGTGCGTATTTCGTAGAGCTTGGTAAACCACTACAAGATGATCTGATTCATCGTACAGAGCTTAATTTTTAA